The genomic interval GTGCGTCAAGGCCTGTAAAAATGAAAATGAGGTGCCTTATGATGCGCCGGTTACCAGAACCTGGGTTGAGCGATATGTGGTCACCAAAGACGGCAAGACCCACATTGATTCACCCATGGGCGGCAGGGATGGTTTCACTGACGGTAAGATCCGCGACAAGGAAATCCTCCCTGAAGATATTTCAAAAGCTTTTTTCGTTCCGAAATTATGCAACCATTGTGAAACCCCTGCCTGCGTGCAGGTCTGTCCGGTGGGCGCCACCTATCAGACGAAAGACGGAGTGGTACTGGTTGACCGGAAATGGTGTATCGGTTGCGGATACTGCATTATGGCATGTCCCTATGGGGTCCGCTTTTTCCATCCGGTTCACAAGGTTGCGGAGAAATGCACCTTCTGCTACCACCGCATCACCAAGGGTCTGGAGAGCGCCTGTGTTGCGGCCTGTCCTTTCGGGGCACGACAATTAGGCAACCTGAAGGACCATGATGATCCGGTGGCCAAGATCATCATGAATGAGCGTGTAGCAGTTTTAAAAGATGAATACGGCACCAAACCACAGGTGTTTTATATCGGACTAGATACTAACGTGAGGTAGGGCGATGACGGAAGAATTAGTAGTACATGGATTGGAGTGGACAACGAAACAGCTTTTTGTATACCCCAACGAGTTTATCTACTGGAGTATACAGATCGTCATGTATCCTTATATGACCGGTCTGGTGGCAGGGGCGTTTGTGCTGTCATCGCTGTATCATGTTTTCGGGCAGGAAGATCTCAAGGACATGGCAAGATTTTCGCTGGTATTTTCCCTGGCCTTGCTGCCGGTGGCGATGATGCCGTTGATGTATCATCTGCAGCAGCCGCTGCGCGGCATAAATGTCATGTTCACGCCGCATTTCACCTCGGCGATTGCCGCATTCGGCATAGTTTTTTCAACCTATGCGCTTATCGTTATCAGTGAAATCTGGTTTGTTTACAGGAAATATTTTGTTGAACAGGTTGCCGAACTGAAGGGCAAGGATGATTTTGGAAGTCGTTTTATGTCTGTTCTCTATACAATTCTTACCCTGGGTGCATTTGATATCAGTGATGCGGCGGTTGCCAAGGATAAAAAAGCGGTAAAGATCCTCGCGGCCATCGGTATTCCGGTTGCCTGCTTTCTGCATGGATATGCGGGATTTATTTTCGGTTCGGTCAAGGCAAACGCCCTGTGGATGTCGCCTCTGATGCCGGTTATTTTTATCATGTCAGCGATTGTTTCAGGTATTGCCCTTTGCATGATCACCTATATCGCGATTATGGAGTGGAAGAAATTCAAGGCGATTCTCGCCCGGGGCATGGGCGATCAATCCGTACTGCATATCCGTGGTGTGGAAATGGACGTTGTCAAGAAAGCCTCCCGCTATCTTCTGGGCTTTCTGGTGGCGGCGATATCCCTTGAGCTTCTTGATCTCATCTTCCGTGGTTATACGGCGATGAAATCCTGGGATATTCTGCGGGAAGTCATGTATGAAGAGGATTTCGTCAAAATTTTCATTCTCCAGTATGGGCTTGGTAATCT from Pseudomonadota bacterium carries:
- a CDS encoding 4Fe-4S dicluster domain-containing protein, which produces MSYSRRDLLKKTLAGTIAASVPLSAFKFLSPAQVKASIGDANVRWAFVVDTQKCVGCGLCVKACKNENEVPYDAPVTRTWVERYVVTKDGKTHIDSPMGGRDGFTDGKIRDKEILPEDISKAFFVPKLCNHCETPACVQVCPVGATYQTKDGVVLVDRKWCIGCGYCIMACPYGVRFFHPVHKVAEKCTFCYHRITKGLESACVAACPFGARQLGNLKDHDDPVAKIIMNERVAVLKDEYGTKPQVFYIGLDTNVR
- the nrfD gene encoding polysulfide reductase NrfD, coding for MTEELVVHGLEWTTKQLFVYPNEFIYWSIQIVMYPYMTGLVAGAFVLSSLYHVFGQEDLKDMARFSLVFSLALLPVAMMPLMYHLQQPLRGINVMFTPHFTSAIAAFGIVFSTYALIVISEIWFVYRKYFVEQVAELKGKDDFGSRFMSVLYTILTLGAFDISDAAVAKDKKAVKILAAIGIPVACFLHGYAGFIFGSVKANALWMSPLMPVIFIMSAIVSGIALCMITYIAIMEWKKFKAILARGMGDQSVLHIRGVEMDVVKKASRYLLGFLVAAISLELLDLIFRGYTAMKSWDILREVMYEEDFVKIFILQYGLGNLLPFILLLLPKLDIKRTVVALLLILFGVFMMRWNVVIGGQAFSLSFAGFMHYHIPFWPHNLETYKEGVFGALTVAATPFAIFWVINKVVPSLRYD